The Microbacterium sp. W4I20 genome segment CGGGGCCTGTGCGGGGGTGGCGTAGTGCACGTTGTTCGTCGCCACCACGGGCAGTCGCATCCGTCTGGCGAGGTCGGCGAGGGTGTCGTTGCGGCGGGTGTCCTGCGGGTCTCCGTGGTCGAAGAGCTCGACGGCGACATGGTCGGCTCCGAACAGGTCGACGAGGTGCCGGAGCGGAGTCCCGGCATCGCCGACCTCGAGCCCGCGCCGCACGGCGCCCTTGCGGCATCCGGTCAGGATCGTCCAGTGCCCGCCCGCGCTCGCCGCGAGTTCGTCGATGTCGTACACCGGACGGCCCTTCTCACCTCCGCGGAGCTGGGCCGTGGTGATCGCACCGGAGAGCCGGTGATACCCCTCCATCCCGCGAGCGAGGACCAGCAGGTGCTCACCCGCGGGGTCGGGACTGCCGCGCTGCGGAGCCGGCAGGTCGAGCGACAGCTCGGCGCCGTACACCGTCTGCAGCTTCGACTCCATCAGCTCTGCCTGGTCGGCGAAGCGGGCGGCGCCGTAGAAGCCGTCGTGGTCGGTGAGGGCGAGAGCGCTGAGACCGAGACGCTCGGCTTCGGCCAGGAGATCTTCGGGGGAGGAGGCGCCGTCGAGGAACGAATAGGCCGAGTGCGCATGCAGCTCGGCATAGGGCACCGCGTCGTCCGGTCGGTGGATACCGGTGACCGGAGTGCGCTGCCGACGCCGACTCACCGGTCCTGGATCGGGTCGGACGCCGCGGGGATCGGGCCCGGCCGGCTTCGGAACGGGCTCACCACTGAGGGTGCGCTCCAGTTCGTCCCAGGTCTGCGGGGGATTGTGCCATCCCATCAGCGATACCTCCCCTCAGCCCACCAGCGCTCGCCGGAGCGGAAGACCAGCCAGGCTCGATCACGGTCGTCGACGATCTGCAGCCGGTGGCCGGTCTTCCCGCCATCGGATGCCCAGCGACGCTCGTGGACGGGCCAGGGACCGGCCCACGCCTGCACGGCGACGCCGTCGATCCGGGCGGGGTCCTGGGAGAGCACGCCCCGCTCGTCGACGCCGATCAGGGCGCCATCGGCCGCGACCACACCGATGGGCCGGGGCGGCCGGAACACCTCGGCGGGAAGCGGATCGGGCAGACTCCCCGGCCACGGCGAGCCGGGATCCCGAGGGGCGACCGCGCGCTCTCCCCACGGGGTGAGCACCTGCCGGTCGGCGAGCCAGCGGCCACCGGCGAGAGCCGCGGTGACCACCCCCTGGTGGCCCAGCATCGTCTGCACGCGGGAGACCGCGTGATGCAGTCGCTCATCGGTGCCGGAACCGAAGAGGCCGGGCTGATGGTGGGCGGCATCGTCGACCGCGACCGGGACGATGCGCACCGCCACGATGCCGCCGAACGCCCGTGCCTCGTCGACGGGCTCCTTGGCCGACTCCGCGGCCAGCGCCTCCAGCTGCCAGCGCACCCGGTCGACGAGGTCGGAGGCGTCGAAGCAGGTCGGATGCAGCCAGGTGCGGGAGAACACCGACCCGTTGTCGTCGGTCATGTCGATCCGGACCTCGGTGCAGACGACCGAGGCGTCGGCGAGGGCGAGCAGCACGGAATCGGCTGTCTGCCGGACGGCGAACGCCACCTGATCGGTCCCGCCCAGCGGAGATTCGAACTCGATGTTCCGCACCAGTTCGGGGTCGGGCGGTCGAGGAGTCAGCGGACGGGAATCGGCCCCGCCGGCGAGTGCGTGCAGGCGGGCGCCGTGCTCTCCGAAGCGATCGCGCACGTCGAGCGGCTCCAGTGTGGTGAACTCGCCGAGGGTGCGCACGCCGAGCCGCACGAGGAGACCGGCGATCTGCTCGTCGCGCAGCACCTGCACCGGGTAGGGAGCGAGGAACTCCTGGGATCGGCCGGGCGGGACGACCGTGCACGCGTCGGGCCCCCGCGCGGCGATCTCGGCGGTGAAGGGCCCGTCGGCGACACCGATGCGCACCTCGGGCAGCCCTGCTTCCGAGAGCACGGCGGCGAGGGCTCCGGCTGCCTCGCTCTCACCGCCGTGATACCGGGAGATGCCTCTGGCACGGAGGACGGCGAGTCCCGGTCGCAGCAGGGTGGCACCCGGCGCGTGCTTCTCGATCAGCTGCAGCACGGGGAGGAAGGCCCGTTCGTCCCTGGCCGGGTCATGGGGAAGCACCCGCAGCGTGGAGAGGTGCCCCTGCGCGACCCGCCGCCTCTGACCGGAACGCACGCCGTGCTCTCTCGCCGAGGCCGTGCAGGCGACGATGGTGTTCGCCTGTACCAGCGCCGTGGGCGGATGCGGGGGTGCGCCACCGAGAGCCGCCCGCAGCGGCCAGTCCGGGAACCACAGCACGAGGACGCGCAGCGGGGCGTTCATCCGGCCTCCGCCCACTGCAGGAGCTCCGGCGGAGCCGATCTGTCGGAGGAGGCGAGACCGGGAGAGCTGATCTCGAGCGGGAGCGCGGGCAGTGCGGTGAGTTCGGCGGCGGCAGCCTCGACCGCACCGTGCCCTCCGGGCAGCTGCACGCGGATGCTCGATGGTCGGGGGCTGTGCCTGGTCTGTGCCGTGACCGTCACGGTGCAGTCGGAGAGCAGGCCCCAGCCTGCGCCGAGACCGTGCCACCGCGGGTCGTGGAGGCGGATCGAGCCCTCGCTCTGCGGCCAGCGATCGGTTCCGGTCGATTCGGTGACCAGGAGCGTGCACCCGCGGTCGCGCAGACGCGCACTCAGCCGGGAGACGTCGGCATCGCGTGCCCGTGAGCCGGGGTGCACGACGATCAGGGGGATGACCTCGGCCAGGGCGGAGGTCGCCGCGAGCCACCGTTCTCCCGGTTCGGGGACGAGGATCAGCCGGCTCAGGTCGATGCCGAACGCGGCGGCCGCCTCGACGCCGAGTGTGGGCATTCCGACCACGGCGCACCAGTGCCCCTTCTGTGAGGCGGCGCTGAGCAGGGCGAGCACGAGGCTCGGCGAGGGGGAGACCGTGTAGGAGGTGCCCGTCTGCAGCCCTTCTTCGGGCAACAGTGCGGCGAAGGCGGGGTCGAGGGGGAGCAGGGTGTGCTCGCTGCGCCGGCGCTGCATCCTGCTGATCTCGCGGCGCAGTCGCAGCACCTCTCCGGCGCGAGTATCGCTGGTCGGAGAGAGCGCGGTCACTGCATCGAGCCCGATCCCCATGAAACCATCCTCGAAGATATGTACGAATAAATCAAGTGATACTGATGACGCTAATTCGTACATCGGACATTGGCGTGCGCGAAGGAGGCGGGGTTATCCACACCCGCCTCACGGGCCGTTCCCCGATCTCCTAGCCTGCCGGGATGGACCTCCGGATGGCGCTCGTCGCGCTCGTGCACGTCGCGCTGCTGGGTGTCGGAGGGTGGCTGGCCGTCATCGACGCCCGCACCCACCGACTTCCCCAATCGCATCGTGCTGCCGACCCTGGCGGCTCTGCTCCTGCTCCTGCTGATCGATGCCGTCGTCACGATGCGGAGCGGACAGCTGATCCGTGCGCTGATCGGAATGCTCATCCTCGGCGGGTTCTACCTGGTGCTGCGGATGATCAGCCGGTCCGGGATGGGCGGCGGCGATGTGAAGCTCGCCGCGGTCATCGGGCTCGTGCTCGGCTGGCACGGCTGGCAGGAGCTCGCCATCGGCGCGGCATCCGCCTTCGTGATGGGCGCTCTCTTCGCCCTCGCACTGCTCCTGCTGCGACGGGCCGACGGCGCCACGCGCATCGCCTTCGGACCCTGGATGATCGCGGGCGCCTTCGTCGGCGTCGTCGTCGGGTGACCTGTGGCCGATGAGTCCGATGCGCGCGCCGATGTCGGAGAGACGGGTTACTCTGAACGCATGGCACTCGCACGACTTCACGGCGGCCCGCTCGACGGGCAGATCATCCCTCTCGACGACGCGGACGACAAGCTGATCGTCCCCTA includes the following:
- a CDS encoding DNA polymerase Y family protein gives rise to the protein MNAPLRVLVLWFPDWPLRAALGGAPPHPPTALVQANTIVACTASAREHGVRSGQRRRVAQGHLSTLRVLPHDPARDERAFLPVLQLIEKHAPGATLLRPGLAVLRARGISRYHGGESEAAGALAAVLSEAGLPEVRIGVADGPFTAEIAARGPDACTVVPPGRSQEFLAPYPVQVLRDEQIAGLLVRLGVRTLGEFTTLEPLDVRDRFGEHGARLHALAGGADSRPLTPRPPDPELVRNIEFESPLGGTDQVAFAVRQTADSVLLALADASVVCTEVRIDMTDDNGSVFSRTWLHPTCFDASDLVDRVRWQLEALAAESAKEPVDEARAFGGIVAVRIVPVAVDDAAHHQPGLFGSGTDERLHHAVSRVQTMLGHQGVVTAALAGGRWLADRQVLTPWGERAVAPRDPGSPWPGSLPDPLPAEVFRPPRPIGVVAADGALIGVDERGVLSQDPARIDGVAVQAWAGPWPVHERRWASDGGKTGHRLQIVDDRDRAWLVFRSGERWWAEGRYR
- a CDS encoding A24 family peptidase; the protein is MSEGGWPSSTPAPTDFPNRIVLPTLAALLLLLLIDAVVTMRSGQLIRALIGMLILGGFYLVLRMISRSGMGGGDVKLAAVIGLVLGWHGWQELAIGAASAFVMGALFALALLLLRRADGATRIAFGPWMIAGAFVGVVVG